The Theobroma cacao cultivar B97-61/B2 chromosome 1, Criollo_cocoa_genome_V2, whole genome shotgun sequence genome contains the following window.
TTTGCAGCTTCTATGGCATTTCTAATAGGAACCATAAACTAAATGAacttacaaaaattaatttaagtttgcTGTTGATAGAAACTGTGGAGAACCTATTGAGATTtctatttttatcattttgacATGcaatttttatgatatttttgttgaattatgtgtttttagCATAATTTAGAACTTCATGCAAGTTTTTATGGGAATCATAAACGAAATGAACTTACAAAAAAACTAATGTGTAGAAGCTTATCATAGTTTGTAGTTTTTATAGTATTTATGTTAGTACCTCTATCTTTTTAACATGATATACAACTACCCTGACATTTTTGCTTCTCCTTCTATTgcattattgtaattaatttGTATTGTTAGACCTGAATTTTCATCCACCATGTTTCCAACTTGAGTTTCCTATTGATTATAATTGTTGAGATTTTGTGATTAGGTTCTCTCTCTTGACATGTCAAATGAAATTTTGCTAATTGCTAAGACCCTTCTCTTAATCTGCATTTTACCTTCATAACAAAAAATGGTTGACtctattatttgtttttttactttcaaaCTTAATTGTTTGATAGTTAATGTACCTTCAAGTGTGGTGAAGGTAAAAGCTATCCAAATAttactttataattaattataatttttattttttattttgattccACCTTAATAATCATTCACTACTTAGACTTATCAGATTTAGAGTTTTATGGAAGATGAAATGCATATTGTCACTATTAAGAAAGAAGTTTCATGGAGACCAAATATTTGGGTCGATAAACTCACCGAGTAAAGTCACTTATCATGTATTTTGTATGTTCCTAAGTTGTATACTACagtttaaatttataactCTTAAATAGATTATCACTTAAATAATTATGTAACTTTTGACTAAGTACACATTGTAATTGACTTTTTCTATACACATTGTAATTGACAAATAGctttatgaatatttatgtaaaGTGAGtactatatattattaaaatgtaGATATATTTTAACAATTATTGTTTTACCTATACCACACAAGTGTATCGCACGGGCATACTCTAGTAAGATTAATAGTTTGCATTTgagaataaagattttatatattatttaaaaaaattaaatttatgtaagttcaTATCTACCAatgagaaattttaaattgtaattacatttaatataaaattttataagcataaaacctttttatatttagtatgGTATTATACATAAAGAGacattttttaattagatctttaaatttgaagggccaacaaaaaaataactattaaCCATGTAAAATATCTTACACTTTTAAGAGGTGTAagacatttttcaaaaaactGGAAAAACACTCTTATACTAAACCTACTAGCATAagtttgataaatattaatatttaaattaaaatattaaaaaaattaatatttaacttaaaatattaaaaatttaaaaatattaatatttaattaaaaaaatttaacttaaaatattaatatttaaattattcaatactatcaaaatattaaaaaaatttaatgaaatcattcaatttaattaaaatttttatttataaattgaataaatcttattaataattataataaaaaatatttcaatcaTGGTCACTTAATGAATAtacatttataattataaattttgaatattttacataattgataaatatcgatatttttattatattattgtaaaaaaaatataagatggaaatttatttaaaaattagagtttattttcattataaatatgtagtaaaatgttttaaaaaatattattatttatttttattttcattcttaatTGTTTTGTAATGCTCTTATTTACCACTTTGACACCCAACTAACTCTATCAGTGATGATGTAAAatccaaacaataaaaaatatttttaataattataaaataataaaaaatattaaactttttaaaaaacattttacatgaaattctatttttttttattataaaacgGAACCTTATTTCAAGTtaaaaattctatttaaggagttaaaaagaaattgagcCAATTTCCTACTAGGTCTAAAAATGACATTACACAGTAGCAGTGCTTAGTTACCGGGGCAAACCGCACGTTTACATGTAAACAATTTTGGCCTCTGCTCTAAAAGGAAGGATTTTTAGCGATcagtaagaaaaagaaagagagaaaaggaaaaaaatgtcTGGGGAGGTTGAAGAAGACGAAGAACGACGTCGTCAAAGGAAGCTTGAAGAAGTTCTTGAAGTCAAATCCCTTCGCCGTATCATTAGTGCCTACCTCAAGTACGTTTTCCAatcctttcttttctatttttttgtgTGTTTTGTCTCTCGGAAGTCCTCGATCAAATTTGAGTAAGttcgttttcttttaaaattaaataataaaaaaaatttactgtagatttttttttcgaaTTTCGTTTAAAGCTCCCTTGCTCTGAAAGTGAAATGTAGTCGAGTGAAatctgtaaaataaaaattaaattttaaatttgaaggGTAAACTGAATAATACAAGCATGCATGAATTTAGTGGTGTAAATTAAGCTTAAAATGAAGGTGAGATATAGTTGACTAATGTGATTTGAAGCgctttttagttatttgatgacaaattttgttgttgttgttctGTATTTCGATTCTCGGTTTATAATCTGCAGTAGGTTATTATACATGCATTTCGGTGCGATGCTGGTTGTTTTTCTAGCCTCCATTTGGTTGTTACTTTTGCAGTTTTTCTACTTgctttttgttatttgcttTTTACTTCTTACAGAAAGTTGTAAATGGAAAATTtgatatatttgattaaaatgagaaaatgacTAAAGTGTTGGACACATTCATTCATAATTGCTtcatataaaagtaaaatcataaaatttgatttttcaactATATTATCTACTTCTATATTTCAAATGCCCCTTTTGCCTTTTGTTTCCTGAGGCTAAAGCAAGCATTAAAAGGAATGACCAAACAGAGCCTTGAAAGGTTTCAATCTCTTGTATTCATTTTTTCCACTAGTGAGGTCACAGGTAACATGCCATATCTGCTGTGTTTAATTCATTGGTGCCTGCTGCTTCACAGAATCTGAAGTTCTTTggcttttctcttttccaatGATCCTTTTCCTGTTTTATTTTGGACATTTTTTTGACAGTTTCTATGCCaaccctctttctctctattCATGGtatttttcccctttttttggCATGGACAATTTATGCAGTTATCCCGAGGCTGCAGAAGAGGATGTCAGAAGATTTGAAAGATCTTTTAAGAAGCTTTCACCTGCTCACAAGGTGCTCTTTCGCGCTTGACtaatggttaaatttatttttcgcTGCAAGGTATCTCTAGAAATTTGTGTACTGTTAACTATCATCTTTTAGCACAATTACATGCTCTAGGCCAAGTTCATCATGGTGATTAGCCATTATATTATGAGAAAAGGAGGAGTCTGAAACAATAGTacctttcttctttcaatATTGCCATTAGATCTTTATAGTTGTTAATGAGGAGTAACCCTCACCTTTGAATCTAAAGCAAACCAAAgatgaatttttattgaaattgatATTAATAAATCCTTCTGAGATGGGAGATGGTGTGCTTCACATTTGTGAAACTGTAGTAATGGACACGAGAATTTTCCATTAGGAAACATTTTATAAATGCGGTGCCATGGCTCAGAAACTGATAAAAGTGCTTGTAACAGCTTGGTATAATGTTCTATCTAGCCATAACTGACACTTGTGCCATCATGCGAGGAAAAGCAAAGGGAGCTTGGCTGTTGTCATAGTCGTTGCTGTTGTCAAGGGTGAAAGCAAGGGATATATTTTAATCCAAGAAGCGAAAGCTGAAAATTTTTGGATACTTCTCCTGAATGATGTCATGGTTTAAGGGAAAGATTCTTGCTACTATGCTAATTGTCAAAAAAGAAGGGgcgaaaaggaagaaagagaaagaggaaatGTTTGACTAATCTCCTCATTTGGAGTAAAAATATAGCCAGGCACACCTATGGAGAATAAATGTCTATTTTTCTGTCTCAGTATGCCAATTGGGTTTTTTGCTAATGACTTCATCAAACTGTACCTTTAATATTGCTTAGAAATGTACTGGCCTCCTCTAAAGATGACATTGTCATTAAATGTTCTTATATGCTGCAAAATCTTCAGTAGAACAGCAACTTTTTGCACAAACTGTTCCTCTCTTAAGTGGTTACCTTTCTTATCCTGCCTTTTTTGATGTCCTCAAGTTGTTTTTGTACTTTTTCAGGCTTTATTGTCTCACTATCCTTTAAAGTTCCAAAGGCTGAGAAGGTGATTTTGTATTTACTTTCTTCGTTTTGGTTTAGGAGTCATGGTTTCAGTTTATGTTGCCTTAATTGAGAACTGTCTTCTGCTAAATCTTAACTTGAAACTTATTTTCAATTGATTGGTCCAAATTATACCTTACTGAAACCTTGGGAAAGTACAAGGTCTAGAGTTGCTTCTTCTAAACAATTTGTATAAGTGCCAGGACTATATTCATACTTAAAACCTTTACTGTAAAACTAAACTGTTGTACTGTatccaaattaaaatttgttctGACATCTTGACAAAATATAATTTCTCACATTTAATGCTGCAGGTGTATTTCAGTGAATtcatatttcatatttaaCATGCTTCAGGTGCGTCATAGTACATTTCTGTTACTCCACTAGTTCACTCTCTCATGAGGTTAGATAATTTGAAATGTCACATTTGTAATCTTTTTGGCAGTCATTTGAACCTCCTTTAGATATGAGCCAGGATGTGGATATTTGTGAGGATCCACACCTAGAAAACTTTCAACATGAGCATTGCCACTCTGAGGAGAGAAATGCTTGCTTTTGTCAGTCTGCATCAACCAGTGGAAGGATGTGTTGTTCCAACCTTGCTCAAGCTTGTTCTCAGGAAAGGAGCAACATAATAAGTAATCCAACAGCAGAGACTACTCATGAGGTCTTTGCAACTTATAGTTAATCATATTTGCTTGTTGAACGgataaaaagtttttaaactcCAATGTTTCGTTGgtttttgatttatttctttttcatttagaAATTTGACTTTTGTAGATAGCTGCAGGAGGTGCAAAGTGGACATCAACATGAAACCATTTCTGGAAGCTGTGCTGGAGAAGTGGGCAATGACAAAGAGATAGCTGAATGTTGTGGAAATGATGTCACTGATTCTAATGGGAATGTAATACTGTTTGATTCTTTTCATACCCTTTATCTTTCACCGAGAAAAATCAGATGTTGGATGTTGACTAGATGAAAATTCAGTTTTGTATTTGTAAACAAGTGCTTAGAGATGCAACAAGCCCTTGGTTAATAAGGTGTGGTTTttgtaccaaaaaaaaaaaaagaaaggggggGGGTGGGGATGGTGTCTTCTGATACATCCTGATTTCCAAAATTCCAGGGTTCTATATTTCGATGATATTTACAGTCAGAGAACTTTATGTTGCTTTACTATCTTGGGCCATCCCCAACTgtccccttttttttcttcctatgTTAGAAGACATGCAATCCATTTTTTTGTGTATAAACTTCACAAACTAGTTCTTGTCTGGAATAGTTGActgtttatttaaataaaatgcatTTGTTCCATGCGTACAAATGTTTATACAGACACAACTTTGAGATCATTGATAGGATGTTTCCCTTTCTAAAGGGAAGTAATgttagaaataaatttataatttcttaactACCATCAGGGGACGAGTTGAGGCTGGATATATGAGATATGACTGGGGCTGCATGGTGCCCCTTGTTAAAGAGTCTTATGAAAAGATGTTTTTATGTGTTTTGCCCTTTCCCTCATGTTTTTGCCAACTGTGGTTAGTAGTTTCTCACATACAGAATGCTGTAATGTTGCTGTATTTgaaggagagaaagaaagaaaacacaatgatatttttaatttcctttaagTTCTTGTTTTTTGCTAGATCCAAAACAAGCATTCCCTTCACTTTCTTTGTCACAGACACCTCTAATTTGTTCAAGTATGGTATACcgacttttttattttttactattttatgCTAACTCTTTCTGTGTGTCTGGTTTAAATTCAGGTTTTTTCATCTCCACATGACTGGTTGGATCCATCATTGCAGTTGAATGTTCCATTGGTTGATGTTGATAAGGTATGTAGGTGCTCTGGCTGTTGAGTATTGAATTGAATTGTTAGTCTTCAGAATTTTTGCGCAGCCTCAAGTAAAATCTActgtttttttctcttaaaagaTTGTGAAAAGGTTTCATAATTGGTCTTATTCTAACTTGCACTATGCTGCCATAATTAGAAATTTGGATTTGAAATTTCTTAGCATTAAATAGGTTAAGTTGTCTGGAGGAAGAGAATAATATGAGAACTTGCTGTCTCTAatttacttctttttcttgctctTTACTCTCCtacctctttttctcttttcttcctttaaccCTCCTCCACTCCCCTACCCAAATAGCATTTGATTGCTATTAGAGCAAACACACTTCATTTCCCGTTACAAATCCTTTTCTGAGCATTGTCCGAACACTTGCCAGCTTCCTTTTCTCTCACCACGCTACTAGTTCGCAAATCAGGTGCAAAATTGTGATCCGCCGAACAAGATGTCAGAAAAACCTTGCATGTGTCCCAACATAACTACAAAAGCTTTTGCACTGCAGATCCATGCACCGTGAGCAGCCAAAGAACTCAGCCAGACCACATTTTGTGTTAATTTAGATTATGGGAAACCAAGCAAGCATTGTCCAACCACTTGCTAGCATCCTGTTTTGCCGCCGTCCATACTAACAGATGTCAAACACCCTACATATCTACAACCTTCTGCACCACAGATCCACGCACCATGTGAGCAAAAGACCCAGCCAGTTGTGTGCATCTTATGTGCTCATTCACATCTATTCATGCACACGCTTTTCATATGGCCCTACTTGTGTGGTCCAGGCTCCACCGGATTTTGATAGTTATCTGCTGTTGTCTGTTTTGCAGCAGCTCTTTTTTCACCTTAACCTTGCATTACTTGTTGCATCAGCGTATTGCTCAACTACCATGTTAGCATTTTAGCAGTGATCCTTTTGCTCTGTATGCATTGTGTTGGTCAGTTTTTGAGGTACATTtcacaaaattcaatttccATAGTGGGAATTTTGCTAGCACTAGCTAGTAAGTGCTTACTGGGTGATATCCTCCTATTGCTAGTTGCCTAATGTTTTTTTGGCAGGGTAATGAGTAGACCTAGTCAACCATTGACATAACTTTTTAGCTCACGTTACTAAACGAGATAAATAATATAGatattttcaaaagttttGTAGTCAATAACTAAATGTGATATGTTTTTCGGGGGTATTACTGGATCTGTAATGTCTTTACTcttgtttttgcttttctaatatttcagAAACTCACTGTAttgatacaaaataaaagTCGTAATTCTTGTCTCTGTTATTTTTCAGGTCCGTTGTATAATAAGGAATATAGTTAGAGACTGGGCAGCAGAGGTATTGCTTTTATctgttttaattgattttcagTTTTGGAGTCATTGTGTATGGTTTCAGGGCAAACTTGTATGAGTTCTCTATTCTAATGGTTTTAGGACAAGCTTGTATGTGTTCCTTAGTCTATGGTTATTTTGATATCCGTGgaattattactttattacaGGGAGAGAAAGAACGTGATCAGTGTTACAAGCCCATTCTTGAAGAACTTGATGCCCTGTTTCCAAATCGCTCCAAGGAGAGGTACAATTTATCTTCTAATTTGTTATTTTGGACATAGTCCTATGATACACTGCAAAAACTTCGTGCTTTTTTCTTATCTATTGATTGTGAAGATAACATTATTTTTCAATGTGGTATGGAAATGCATTTTGTTTTGCTAGTGTAGTAAACAATTAATATTGTGGTTATTTGGAAGTAGTATCGTTTTAGACAGCAAAACTTGCTGCTTGTTTAAGAATCTAATGACtgtgataaaattattttgttatgtgaTATGTGTCTATGTTTTCCTAGTGTAATAAAACCATATATTTTGTTGTAACAGCCCTCCTGCATGTTTAGTTCCTGGTGCTGGACTTGGGCGGCTAGCCCTAGAGATTTCATGCCTAGGTATGTATGTTATGTCAACCTGTTATTACTATAACTTGACAGAGACTAGTATATGGTGTTTAAcatttctcatttcataaaacaGGTTTCATAAGTCAGGGAAACGAATTTTCATACTACATGATGATATGTTCTAGTTTTATTCTTAATCAGTAAGAACTTTACCTCACTTGTGCAGTTATACATAGTAGAATTTCTAGGTACAGATGGAGTTTCTGGTACATCTATCCTTTTCATGCACCCAAGAGGCATAAACCACCCTGcattatttatttgttctatttttttccAGTACTCAAACAACTGGAGAATGGACAATATATCCTTGGATCCACAGCAATTGCAATTCGCTTTCAGATAATGATCAACTTCGTCCAGTTTCAATACCTGATATTCATCCGGCAAGGTATTAAGCTGCCGCTTGCTTCTGTTTTTTGCCCTGAAAAAGCTTTACGTGTTTATGTCGTTTTCTTGTATTGAACCTATTCTGCACAATATGACTTTCCTAGGCTTTTTTTTCAACTCCAGTGCTTAGGAGATGTTTTGTGCCATGATGGtcaattgttttttttctttcttttttttttttttataatttttattctttatgaTATTTCTAGTGGCGAAAATTATCTATATAGTCGAGCCTATGAGTAACAAAGGCTTAGACTATTGTTTATAAACCTATCGGCCTACAAAATCTTTAATGGACAAATCTTTTTACGACCTTccaaagctttttttttcaactccAGTGCTTAGGAGATGTTTTGTGCCTTGatggtcaatttttttttatttgaatttttattctttatgaTATTTCTAGTGGCAAAAATGATCTATATAGTCGAGCCTACAAGTAGCGAAGGCTTAGTGTATTGTTTATAAACCTATCAGCCTACTAAATCTTTAATGGACAAATCTTTTTATTGCTGCTTATAAAGcttattttgattcaattgtttttttttttttcaacaatgTTTATTTGACTTTAATTTCTCAGTTGTCATTGGCTTTTATGGTTCTTAGCAGTGCAGGGATTACTGAAGGTTTTTCTATGTGTGGTGGGGATTTTGTTGAAGTCTATAATGATTCCAGCCAGATTGGTAAAACTACTGTCACTTAATTATTCTTACTCATTTTCCCTACAATTTTTTGTTCCCTACATATTGTGGTTGTTGCtgtattgaataattaaagTAGATAAACACAGAAAAACTTAGATCATATATAGTCAGTTTGCCCTATctgcatttcatttttttttatttatcattatgGCCATCTTGAgatgcttaatttttttacttcttaACTGCTATTAATGGgagatttttataaattatgcACATCCAACATCAAACTGTACATGATGGTCTGGTGTACCTTATTGACAACACTTAGCTAGCTCTTTAGTGGATAATTTGTATGTCACATATGGTACCATAACTTAGGCCATTTTCTGGCTAATCTCAAGCCAGTGGTGAGGTTTGGGGACTAACGATGACCCTATGGTTGGATTTGCAATCTGTCTTTTTATTGATACCCATCTGATGATGGCACTAGTCCTTAAATGGAGGAGATTGTCATGAGTTGGCTACATTCCACGCCGGGGCTGCAGTATGGAAATTTTTTGGTATATATATTGATTCAGTGAACCTAATTTCCTACATATTTGTGGAAAAGTCCATGGTGTTAGTTTTTTTCCACCCTGATGTTGATAGACGAATATTGCACATTTTGAGAGTCCTCTTAGATATCCTGTAAAACATATTCATAGCATAGATCTCAATATTTGAGTAGGTTCACATCCTTTGCTTCACTGTGAGCTGATGTCAAAGCCAATATAAACATTGGCTTTGCACCTAATTTTGGAGTAGAACCTACTAAAGTTGGACAAGCTAAGGTGTGCAGTAAACTTACCACCTAAGAATTGACTCCATATGTAAATTTATAgaattgcatataaatatgcAAGGCTAATGCACGTATAATTTAGCATTTGTGTGTAGAGTTAGTGAAATCTCTATTTTACTTAACTATAAGAGCCCTCTGGGAGCAAACGTTTAAATGCCTCTGGAAGCCCTCTGTTCAATTGTTCTtatgttttcttgaaatttcgtTTAAATGTTGGACATGGTTATGTGTTTGGGACATGTGCATTCAGTTGTTCCTAAGTTTTCCCTTGTACTTAGAGGGTCATATTCTCTTTTCCGTACATACTTTGAGGTGATGATTTGAGTCTGACATGGGTACTTAAAGAAAAGTGAGTGGGAGCAACATAGGAAAGAAGTTGACCAAAACCAAACCGATTACGACTGCtgtgctatatatatatatagtgcgGATGC
Protein-coding sequences here:
- the LOC18612248 gene encoding carnosine N-methyltransferase isoform X1, translating into MSGEVEEDEERRRQRKLEEVLEVKSLRRIISAYLNYPEAAEEDVRRFERSFKKLSPAHKALLSHYPLKFQRLRRCISVNSYFIFNMLQSFEPPLDMSQDVDICEDPHLENFQHEHCHSEERNACFCQSASTSGRMCCSNLAQACSQERSNIISNPTAETTHELQEVQSGHQHETISGSCAGEVGNDKEIAECCGNDVTDSNGNVFSSPHDWLDPSLQLNVPLVDVDKVRCIIRNIVRDWAAEGEKERDQCYKPILEELDALFPNRSKESPPACLVPGAGLGRLALEISCLGFISQGNEFSYYMMICSSFILNHTQTTGEWTIYPWIHSNCNSLSDNDQLRPVSIPDIHPASAGITEGFSMCGGDFVEVYNDSSQIGVWDAVVTCFFIDTAHNIIEYIEIISKILKEGGVWINLGPLLYHFADVYGQEDEMSIELSLEDVKKVALRYGFQFEKEQTIETTYTTNPRSMMQNHYFAVFWTLRKKRTSTT
- the LOC18612248 gene encoding uncharacterized protein LOC18612248 isoform X3, coding for MSGEVEEDEERRRQRKLEEVLEVKSLRRIISAYLNYPEAAEEDVRRFERSFKKLSPAHKALLSHYPLKFQRLRRCISVNSYFIFNMLQSFEPPLDMSQDVDICEDPHLENFQHEHCHSEERNACFCQSASTSGRMCCSNLAQACSQERSNIISNPTAETTHELQEVQSGHQHETISGSCAGEVGNDKEIAECCGNDVTDSNGNVFSSPHDWLDPSLQLNVPLVDVDKVRCIIRNIVRDWAAEGEKERDQCYKPILEELDALFPNRSKESPPACLVPGAGLGRLALEISCLVLKQLENGQYILGSTAIAIRFQIMINFVQFQYLIFIRQVQGLLKVFLCVVGILLKSIMIPARLVWINLGPLLYHFADVYGQEDEMSIELSLEDVKKVALRYGFQFEKEQTIETTYTTNPRSMMQNHYFAVFWTLRKKRTSTT
- the LOC18612248 gene encoding carnosine N-methyltransferase isoform X2 translates to MSGEVEEDEERRRQRKLEEVLEVKSLRRIISAYLNYPEAAEEDVRRFERSFKKLSPAHKALLSHYPLKFQRLRRCISVNSYFIFNMLQSFEPPLDMSQDVDICEDPHLENFQHEHCHSEERNACFCQSASTSGRMCCSNLAQACSQERSNIISNPTAETTHEEVQSGHQHETISGSCAGEVGNDKEIAECCGNDVTDSNGNVFSSPHDWLDPSLQLNVPLVDVDKVRCIIRNIVRDWAAEGEKERDQCYKPILEELDALFPNRSKESPPACLVPGAGLGRLALEISCLGFISQGNEFSYYMMICSSFILNHTQTTGEWTIYPWIHSNCNSLSDNDQLRPVSIPDIHPASAGITEGFSMCGGDFVEVYNDSSQIGVWDAVVTCFFIDTAHNIIEYIEIISKILKEGGVWINLGPLLYHFADVYGQEDEMSIELSLEDVKKVALRYGFQFEKEQTIETTYTTNPRSMMQNHYFAVFWTLRKKRTSTT